The following proteins come from a genomic window of Caloenas nicobarica isolate bCalNic1 chromosome 6, bCalNic1.hap1, whole genome shotgun sequence:
- the C6H2orf88 gene encoding small membrane A-kinase anchor protein, whose protein sequence is MGCIKSKDAFAGSNATQDERIREGDEGCAGEKSSLIAAKADEKGPSSTIVLDYAHRLSREILDQAVKQWAVTESKYSDIPFIESDVP, encoded by the coding sequence ATGGGATGCATCAAATCCAAGGACGCCTTTGCAGGTTCCAATGCTACCCAGGATGAAAGGATCCGGGAAGGTGACGAAGGCTGCGCTGGGGAGAAATCATCACTGATCGCAGCGAAGGCGGACGAGAAAGGTCCATCGAGCACGATAGTGCTGGACTATGCGCACCGACTGTCCCGGGAGATTCTCGATCAGGCCGTGAAACAGTGGGCAGTGACTGAGAGCAAATACAGCGACATCCCTTTTATCGAAAGTGATGTGCCCTGA